A genomic segment from Leptolyngbya boryana PCC 6306 encodes:
- a CDS encoding high light inducible protein translates to MEKKSTFGFTDFAENWNGRLAMLGLAIGLATELMTGKGILAQLGLM, encoded by the coding sequence ATGGAGAAGAAAAGCACTTTTGGATTTACCGATTTTGCTGAGAACTGGAATGGTCGTTTGGCGATGTTAGGTCTTGCGATCGGACTTGCAACTGAGTTGATGACTGGAAAAGGGATTTTGGCTCAGTTGGGTTTGATGTAA
- a CDS encoding GldG family protein yields the protein MKRRLNFVKFLILPGFMLILAGISAGIVSGTWGSIPLGLIIAGIVVIGLWMLLIGQFDDPLEPSFWRRRSTQASTNALVSTIAVLAILGLINFLAVRSVQRFDLTESGLFTLSPESQQVLREMQQGVKLWIFTNDQNPQDRALLENYQRITPKFSFEYLDPNSNPGVAQAFGIKNAGETRDVFIELQSSKRRQFLQSISPEIRLSENRITNGILQITSDRRSKAYFVQGHGEKSLTAGDNSISESVKALEDKNFINEPLNLAQLGSVPEDASIVLVIGSTRPLAEGETKALEAYANRGGNLLIASDPNTKSGLDQFLNSWGVKLDDRVAINAPNQRLSNAGPAVAIVTQYGNHPITAPFGKGISFYPVARPIDITPIPGVQATPLLLTDPNSWAESNLKEQPLKLDGGDRPGPLALAVALERTVNATASPSPTASPSPTASPSPSPSPTVSPSPVPSPTASTPAKPSRMVVFGNSTFMVNGFFAQQLNADVFLNSVNWLTPDQQQPLSIRPKDVKNRRIALSGEQALLLGFLALAIVPLFGFITAGALWWQRR from the coding sequence ATGAAAAGACGACTTAATTTTGTAAAATTCCTGATCCTGCCAGGATTCATGCTGATTTTGGCGGGCATCTCCGCAGGGATTGTTTCAGGCACTTGGGGATCGATTCCGCTGGGATTGATCATTGCTGGAATTGTCGTGATTGGGCTGTGGATGCTGCTGATTGGGCAATTTGACGATCCGTTAGAGCCGAGCTTTTGGCGAAGACGATCGACACAAGCCAGCACGAATGCGTTAGTGAGTACGATCGCGGTTTTAGCAATTCTCGGATTGATCAATTTTCTCGCGGTGCGATCGGTACAGCGATTCGACCTGACCGAATCAGGACTGTTCACACTCTCGCCAGAATCCCAGCAAGTCTTGCGCGAAATGCAGCAAGGCGTAAAACTCTGGATTTTCACGAACGATCAAAATCCTCAAGATCGGGCGTTGCTCGAAAACTATCAGCGGATCACGCCTAAATTCTCATTTGAATATCTAGACCCCAACTCTAATCCTGGAGTCGCTCAAGCCTTTGGCATCAAGAACGCAGGCGAAACCCGCGATGTATTTATCGAACTGCAATCGAGTAAACGGCGACAGTTTCTCCAGAGTATTTCACCTGAAATCCGTCTCTCCGAAAATCGCATCACGAATGGAATCTTGCAGATTACTAGCGATCGCCGCTCCAAAGCCTATTTCGTGCAAGGTCATGGAGAAAAATCGCTCACAGCAGGAGACAACTCGATTTCAGAATCGGTGAAAGCTTTAGAAGATAAGAATTTTATCAATGAACCTCTGAATCTTGCCCAACTGGGTTCTGTTCCCGAAGATGCTTCTATCGTGCTGGTCATTGGCTCAACTCGTCCTTTAGCAGAAGGAGAAACGAAAGCCCTCGAAGCGTATGCCAACCGAGGCGGAAATCTCCTCATCGCGAGCGATCCCAACACGAAATCTGGACTTGATCAGTTTCTCAATTCGTGGGGCGTGAAACTCGACGATCGCGTTGCAATCAATGCGCCAAACCAGCGATTGAGCAACGCAGGCCCGGCTGTAGCGATCGTCACTCAATACGGAAATCATCCGATTACTGCCCCCTTCGGCAAGGGCATTTCGTTCTATCCGGTTGCTCGCCCGATCGATATCACACCGATTCCAGGCGTTCAAGCCACTCCGCTCTTACTGACTGACCCCAATAGCTGGGCAGAAAGCAATCTCAAAGAACAACCGTTAAAGCTAGATGGTGGCGATCGACCTGGACCTTTAGCGCTTGCAGTTGCACTCGAACGCACGGTCAACGCAACTGCTTCTCCTAGCCCAACTGCTTCTCCTAGCCCAACTGCTTCTCCCTCTCCGAGTCCATCTCCAACTGTCTCGCCGAGTCCAGTTCCCAGTCCAACCGCTTCTACACCTGCCAAACCTTCACGCATGGTCGTGTTTGGCAATTCAACCTTTATGGTGAACGGATTTTTTGCTCAGCAGTTGAATGCGGATGTTTTTCTGAATTCTGTGAATTGGTTGACTCCAGATCAGCAGCAACCGCTCTCCATTCGACCTAAAGATGTAAAAAATCGCCGCATTGCTCTTAGCGGTGAGCAAGCCTTACTGCTCGGATTCCTCGCTTTAGCGATCGTGCCGCTTTTCGGCTTCATCACCGCAGGCGCACTCTGGTGGCAACGACGCTAA
- a CDS encoding ABC transporter permease translates to MKTVLLNIVAIYRRELLSYFTSPFAYTIAAVFWLISGFLFTATLDGVIANAAQYDQATASGINTAPVDIPYEFIRLLLGVIGSLSLFVLPMLSMGLYAEERKRGTLELLATSPLTNWSVAVGKLLGVMTFFFTMSLPLLLYEAIALANLNPPIQISVLLLGHAGLLLLAGAVLSLGMFMSSLTDSTIVAAILTFALVLALWVVDLIAQNFGGVVGSAIGHLSLLKHYTNLIQGIVDTSSLVVFASYILLGIFLTAQSIDTFRFQRS, encoded by the coding sequence ATGAAGACTGTATTGTTGAATATTGTGGCGATCTATCGACGGGAGCTTCTGAGCTACTTTACTTCGCCGTTCGCTTATACGATCGCGGCTGTATTTTGGTTAATTTCTGGCTTTCTGTTTACAGCGACTTTAGATGGTGTGATTGCGAATGCAGCACAGTATGACCAAGCTACTGCATCGGGCATTAATACTGCTCCCGTCGATATTCCTTACGAATTTATTCGCTTGCTGCTCGGCGTGATTGGTTCTTTATCTCTCTTTGTATTACCCATGCTGTCTATGGGTCTATATGCCGAAGAACGAAAACGCGGCACATTAGAATTGCTAGCAACATCACCGCTGACGAATTGGTCGGTTGCAGTCGGGAAATTGCTAGGTGTGATGACCTTCTTTTTCACCATGTCGTTGCCGCTGTTGTTATATGAAGCGATCGCACTTGCGAATCTCAATCCACCGATTCAAATCAGTGTTTTACTGCTCGGTCACGCAGGGTTATTGCTTCTTGCGGGTGCAGTACTCTCGCTCGGTATGTTTATGTCGTCGCTCACCGATAGCACGATCGTAGCTGCAATTCTGACCTTTGCTTTGGTTCTCGCCTTGTGGGTTGTGGATCTAATCGCTCAAAATTTTGGTGGAGTTGTTGGTAGTGCGATCGGGCATTTATCTTTACTCAAGCACTACACGAATTTAATTCAAGGCATTGTCGATACCAGTAGCTTAGTGGTCTTTGCAAGCTACATTCTGCTGGGAATTTTCCTCACTGCTCAATCGATCGATACATTCCGCTTCCAACGCTCATGA
- a CDS encoding ZIP family metal transporter, with product MPSWFIAGLWGLLGGSALVLGAAVGYFARLPQRLIAAIMAFGAGVLISALSFELMDKAFQRGGFDSTAIGFISGATVYTLANWFLSTQGAKHRKRSGQKQPSEADNSGSGAAIAVGALLDGIPESIVIGVSMLGGGVVSWVTVAAVFLSNVPEGLSSAAGMKQAGRSLKYIFGIWSLIAISSGIAALFGYVVFSHVSTEIIAATDAIAAGAILAMIADTMIPEAFEYTHDFAGLITVCGFLAAFVLSKLGG from the coding sequence ATGCCTTCTTGGTTCATTGCAGGCTTATGGGGCTTACTTGGCGGTTCAGCGCTTGTTTTAGGAGCGGCAGTAGGTTATTTTGCCCGATTACCCCAACGCCTCATCGCTGCAATTATGGCGTTTGGTGCTGGAGTACTGATTTCAGCGTTGTCTTTTGAATTGATGGACAAAGCCTTTCAGCGCGGTGGATTTGATTCAACTGCGATCGGCTTTATCAGCGGAGCTACCGTTTACACCTTAGCCAATTGGTTTCTCTCGACTCAAGGGGCAAAACATCGCAAGCGGTCTGGGCAAAAGCAACCGAGTGAAGCGGATAATTCGGGCAGCGGAGCCGCGATCGCAGTCGGCGCGCTACTCGACGGTATTCCTGAATCGATCGTGATTGGTGTGAGTATGCTCGGTGGGGGTGTGGTGAGTTGGGTGACGGTAGCAGCCGTGTTTTTATCGAATGTTCCTGAAGGATTGTCCAGCGCTGCGGGCATGAAGCAAGCGGGTCGATCGCTCAAATATATTTTCGGAATTTGGAGCTTGATTGCGATCTCATCAGGCATTGCTGCATTATTTGGCTATGTTGTGTTTAGCCACGTTTCCACGGAGATTATCGCAGCGACGGATGCAATTGCAGCAGGAGCCATTCTCGCCATGATTGCAGATACGATGATTCCTGAGGCGTTTGAATACACACATGATTTCGCAGGACTAATTACAGTGTGCGGATTTCTCGCTGCATTCGTTCTGAGTAAGCTTGGAGGTTAA
- a CDS encoding serine/threonine protein kinase, producing the protein MLLANRYQILRTLGEGGFGQTFLAEDTQMPSRRICVIKQLKPVTTEAGVYQVIQDRFQREAAILEKLGENHLQIPRLYAYFNDAGQFYLVQEWIEGETLEQLVDRKALFTENSVRKILLDLLPVLEFIHAQGMIHRDIKPENIILRNSNQEPVLIDYGAVRETMGTVFNSRGNPTSSIVIGTPGYMPSEQAAGRPIPSSDLYSLGLTAIYLITGRSPQLLETDPQTGEILWQQNAPQLSPEFAAILTKMVHSHPRDRYASAAQLRAVLESPTSTVPSTQIHQASTEVGTVMLASNSSSVVSASSTQPDRSKLITAGIVGGGLLAAVGTVSFFLSRDPHVLTLPPIVRSTIASPNPTGKPFTEASPSPSPVESPRVRTASPEPSPITSSNPKPSPTDNNPPGEVISVPLVLKGIAGGQVKVYAQPSTRSNSPHYGLTGDQVIATRLTENDTQELWYYVKFPSGAEGWIQAEQTDSINDPSEISQFPREGRLLGETIGSRVNIRSAPSTTASAPSYGLVGDRVVVLEQTLGEDNRTWYFVEFPASKARGWVREDFVGM; encoded by the coding sequence ATGCTGCTTGCGAATCGATATCAGATCTTACGAACGTTAGGCGAAGGAGGATTTGGTCAGACCTTCTTAGCAGAAGACACCCAAATGCCCTCTAGACGGATTTGTGTGATTAAACAACTCAAGCCTGTCACGACTGAAGCAGGCGTTTATCAAGTGATTCAAGACCGATTTCAGCGAGAAGCTGCGATTTTAGAAAAACTAGGCGAAAATCATCTCCAAATTCCTAGACTCTACGCCTATTTCAATGATGCGGGGCAGTTTTATCTCGTACAAGAATGGATTGAAGGCGAAACGTTAGAACAACTCGTCGATCGCAAAGCACTGTTCACCGAAAATTCTGTCCGTAAGATCTTGCTCGATCTTTTACCTGTGCTGGAATTTATCCACGCTCAGGGCATGATTCACCGCGATATCAAACCTGAAAATATCATTCTGCGAAATTCTAATCAGGAGCCAGTGCTGATTGACTATGGAGCGGTTCGCGAAACAATGGGCACGGTGTTTAATTCGAGAGGAAATCCTACCAGTTCGATCGTGATTGGCACACCAGGCTATATGCCCTCTGAACAAGCCGCAGGTAGACCCATTCCCTCAAGTGATCTTTACAGTTTAGGATTGACTGCAATCTATCTGATCACAGGTCGATCGCCTCAACTGTTAGAAACCGATCCGCAAACTGGAGAAATTTTATGGCAGCAGAACGCACCTCAGTTAAGCCCTGAATTTGCGGCAATTTTAACCAAAATGGTGCACTCGCATCCACGCGATCGATATGCGAGTGCGGCTCAACTTCGAGCTGTCCTAGAATCTCCAACGTCTACCGTCCCTTCGACTCAGATTCATCAAGCTAGCACTGAGGTCGGCACTGTCATGCTCGCCTCGAATTCATCGAGTGTGGTGTCTGCTTCATCGACTCAACCCGATCGCTCAAAACTGATCACGGCTGGAATTGTTGGCGGTGGATTACTTGCAGCCGTTGGAACAGTGAGCTTTTTCCTTAGTCGTGATCCTCATGTTCTCACTCTGCCGCCCATTGTTCGATCTACGATTGCGAGTCCTAACCCAACCGGGAAGCCTTTCACGGAAGCAAGCCCATCCCCATCGCCGGTTGAAAGTCCTCGGGTTCGCACTGCTTCTCCTGAGCCGAGTCCTATTACTTCTAGCAATCCTAAACCCTCTCCAACGGACAATAATCCACCCGGGGAAGTGATTTCTGTGCCGCTGGTTCTTAAAGGAATTGCTGGAGGACAGGTAAAAGTTTATGCTCAGCCTTCTACGCGATCGAATTCCCCCCATTACGGTCTGACAGGTGATCAAGTAATTGCTACCCGACTGACAGAAAATGATACTCAAGAGCTTTGGTACTATGTGAAGTTTCCGTCAGGTGCGGAGGGCTGGATTCAAGCAGAACAAACCGATTCCATCAATGATCCATCTGAAATTTCCCAATTTCCTCGTGAGGGACGATTGCTAGGCGAAACGATTGGAAGTCGTGTGAATATCCGTTCTGCACCTTCGACTACTGCGAGTGCGCCAAGCTATGGATTAGTTGGGGATCGAGTCGTTGTCTTGGAGCAAACGCTGGGCGAGGATAATAGAACCTGGTATTTCGTTGAATTTCCAGCTTCTAAGGCAAGAGGTTGGGTGCGGGAGGATTTTGTGGGGATGTGA
- the tatC gene encoding twin-arginine translocase subunit TatC, giving the protein MTAPSELETTQSTDITSDTAKDLAPADPPTLADDGDILDDVEMSLFDHLEELRQRIFYSLIAIVVCIIGCFVYVKPLVQFLEVPAVGVKFLQLAPGEYFFVSMKVAGYSGLVLAAPMILYQIVAFVLPGLTRREKRFLAPVIFGSSILFLAGLAFAYALLIPAALNFFISYGAEVVEQAWSIDRYFEFVLLLMFSTGLAFQIPVVQALLGFLGIVSSQTMLSGWKYVLLGSAILGAVITPSTDPLTQSLLGGAVLGLYFGGIGLVKLLGK; this is encoded by the coding sequence ATGACTGCTCCCTCGGAACTCGAAACGACTCAATCCACCGATATCACTTCAGATACGGCGAAGGATCTCGCGCCTGCTGATCCACCGACCCTAGCAGATGATGGAGACATTCTCGATGATGTTGAGATGTCGCTGTTTGATCATTTAGAAGAATTGCGGCAGCGAATTTTTTATTCGTTAATCGCGATCGTCGTTTGCATTATTGGGTGTTTTGTCTATGTCAAACCGCTGGTGCAATTCTTGGAAGTGCCAGCCGTTGGGGTGAAATTCCTCCAGCTTGCGCCCGGAGAATATTTCTTTGTTTCGATGAAGGTGGCGGGATATAGCGGTCTGGTGCTGGCTGCACCGATGATTTTGTATCAGATTGTCGCGTTTGTGCTGCCGGGGCTGACACGCCGAGAGAAACGGTTTTTAGCGCCCGTGATCTTTGGGTCAAGTATTTTATTTCTGGCAGGATTGGCATTTGCTTATGCGTTGCTGATTCCGGCAGCGTTGAATTTCTTTATCTCTTACGGTGCGGAAGTGGTTGAGCAGGCTTGGTCAATCGATCGCTATTTTGAGTTTGTGTTGCTTTTGATGTTTAGTACTGGATTGGCGTTTCAAATTCCAGTTGTGCAGGCATTGTTGGGATTCTTGGGAATTGTTTCTTCTCAAACGATGCTGTCAGGATGGAAATATGTGCTGTTAGGTTCAGCGATTTTGGGTGCAGTGATTACGCCTTCAACTGATCCATTGACGCAGAGTTTATTAGGTGGAGCGGTTTTGGGCTTGTATTTTGGTGGAATTGGCTTGGTGAAACTGTTAGGCAAGTAA
- a CDS encoding zinc-binding dehydrogenase → MGTDMIRAVVVDPDVPGRLAIALVDPPSALPNQAIVEVAAISLNRGEVRRSLSAAAGWRPGWDFAGTISVAAADGSGFPVGTRVVGFLSGGAWAEEVAVSTDAIAALPDSVDFKTAATLPVAGLTALLALEKGGSLLDRSVLITGASGGVGYFACQLAAAAGAIVTAQVRRSELVEFVKTAKAHQVIVGNRFDQFAPYDLALDSVGGDVLPGVLENLALDGTCVTFGATAGSEVTFNVSKFYGKGGLSLYGFILFHELTKQTAAAGLTRLVKLVEQGLLKPHIDLEASWQEVAQVAQQLTDRRFLGKAVLQLRT, encoded by the coding sequence ATGGGTACAGATATGATTCGAGCCGTTGTTGTTGACCCAGATGTACCTGGACGCTTAGCGATCGCATTAGTTGATCCCCCTTCAGCCTTGCCGAATCAAGCAATTGTTGAAGTTGCTGCCATTTCGCTGAATCGCGGTGAAGTTCGACGATCGCTGAGTGCAGCAGCAGGTTGGCGACCCGGTTGGGACTTTGCCGGAACGATTTCAGTCGCTGCCGCTGATGGCTCTGGATTTCCGGTTGGAACTCGGGTTGTAGGATTTTTGAGCGGGGGAGCTTGGGCAGAAGAAGTTGCCGTTTCGACGGATGCGATCGCGGCTTTACCAGATTCGGTTGATTTTAAAACTGCCGCGACGCTACCTGTGGCAGGATTGACCGCATTGTTAGCGTTGGAGAAAGGTGGGAGTTTACTCGATCGTTCGGTTCTAATTACGGGTGCATCGGGTGGAGTCGGATATTTTGCCTGTCAACTTGCGGCAGCAGCAGGCGCGATCGTCACGGCTCAAGTGCGTCGCTCTGAGTTAGTAGAATTTGTCAAAACCGCCAAAGCGCATCAAGTGATTGTTGGCAATCGATTTGATCAGTTTGCGCCTTATGATCTTGCCCTCGATTCTGTGGGCGGAGACGTATTACCAGGTGTGCTAGAAAACCTTGCACTCGATGGAACCTGCGTAACCTTCGGAGCGACAGCAGGGTCAGAAGTAACTTTCAACGTCTCCAAATTCTATGGCAAAGGTGGCTTGAGTCTGTATGGGTTTATTCTGTTTCATGAACTGACCAAGCAAACTGCTGCTGCTGGACTGACGCGCCTAGTCAAACTCGTGGAACAAGGCTTACTGAAGCCTCACATCGATTTAGAAGCTTCATGGCAAGAGGTTGCTCAAGTCGCCCAGCAACTAACTGATCGGCGATTTCTAGGTAAGGCTGTTCTTCAGCTTCGGACATAG
- a CDS encoding ABC transporter ATP-binding protein, whose product MSDTILNVRNLQVQFKTDERIIKAVDSISFQVRRGRTLGIVGESGSGKSVTSLAVMQLIPNPPGRITSGEIWFQARDAQEPIDLLTVPEKQIQKYRGEQISMIFQEPMTSLNPVYTCGFQLVEAIRQHEDISQSEARRRAAALLQEVRVLPPDDEMKRRILEEQSISDSEIDAELNRQKTSMLDRYPHELSGGQLQRIMIAMAIACNPTLLIADEPTTALDVTVQATILDLLRELRDRRGMAMMFITHDLGLIAEIADDVAVMYEGKIVEYGSVLEIFSNPKHPYTRGLLTCRPQPHRRLRFLPTVSDFMEVSMLPTGEKLIQAKKQDVQAVLAEAQEVSEAELDQRLQDLQKHAPLVSVQNLQVAFPVRGVFGQTKRYLMAVNDVSFDVYPGETLGLVGESGCGKSTLARTLLRLIEPKQGKIFFEDQDILKLSKSQLRQLRREAQIIFQNPFSSLDPRMNIGDAVMEPLVIYGRGNRKQYRERAEYLLQRVGLDPKWMRRYPHEFSGGQRQRICIARSLALNPKFIICDESVSALDVSVQAQVLNLLKELQAEFGLTYIFISHDLSVVKFMSDRIIVMNRGKIEEIGTADTIYSKPQTPYTRQLISAIPVGSIDRIQQRQQSRSA is encoded by the coding sequence ATGAGCGACACTATCCTGAATGTCCGCAACTTGCAGGTTCAATTCAAAACCGATGAAAGAATCATCAAAGCTGTTGATAGTATTTCATTTCAGGTCAGACGTGGACGCACTTTAGGAATTGTCGGCGAATCAGGCTCAGGGAAATCGGTGACTTCTCTTGCAGTGATGCAATTAATTCCCAATCCCCCTGGACGGATTACAAGCGGCGAAATTTGGTTTCAGGCGAGAGATGCCCAAGAGCCAATTGATTTACTCACGGTTCCCGAAAAACAGATCCAGAAGTATCGGGGTGAGCAGATCTCGATGATCTTCCAAGAACCGATGACTTCGCTGAATCCGGTTTACACATGCGGTTTTCAGCTCGTCGAAGCTATTCGGCAGCATGAAGATATTTCTCAATCCGAAGCCCGTCGTCGTGCGGCTGCACTGCTGCAAGAAGTCCGCGTATTGCCGCCCGATGACGAAATGAAGCGGCGAATTTTAGAAGAGCAATCAATTTCGGATTCAGAAATCGATGCAGAACTAAATCGCCAAAAAACCTCAATGCTCGATCGCTATCCGCACGAACTTTCCGGCGGACAGTTGCAGCGGATCATGATTGCAATGGCGATCGCGTGTAACCCAACCCTGCTGATTGCAGATGAACCGACGACTGCATTGGATGTAACGGTGCAGGCAACGATTTTGGATCTGCTGCGAGAACTGCGCGATCGTCGGGGAATGGCAATGATGTTCATCACGCATGATTTAGGCTTGATTGCAGAAATCGCGGATGACGTGGCGGTGATGTACGAAGGCAAAATCGTCGAATATGGTTCGGTTCTAGAAATTTTCTCCAATCCCAAACATCCTTACACGCGCGGATTGTTGACTTGCCGCCCACAGCCTCATCGACGGTTGAGATTCCTGCCCACAGTTTCAGATTTCATGGAAGTCTCCATGTTGCCAACGGGTGAAAAATTGATCCAGGCAAAAAAACAAGATGTTCAGGCAGTTCTAGCGGAAGCTCAAGAAGTCAGCGAAGCAGAACTCGATCAAAGACTGCAAGACCTCCAGAAACATGCTCCGCTCGTTTCCGTACAAAATTTGCAAGTCGCCTTTCCAGTTCGTGGCGTGTTTGGACAGACCAAGCGATATCTCATGGCAGTGAATGATGTTTCATTCGATGTCTATCCTGGGGAAACCCTGGGATTAGTGGGTGAATCGGGCTGTGGCAAATCCACCTTGGCACGAACGTTGCTGAGATTGATCGAACCGAAGCAAGGCAAGATCTTTTTTGAGGATCAAGACATTCTCAAGCTGTCAAAATCTCAATTGCGTCAACTGCGCCGAGAAGCCCAAATTATTTTCCAAAATCCATTTAGCTCCCTCGATCCGCGGATGAATATTGGGGATGCGGTGATGGAGCCTTTGGTGATTTATGGTCGAGGCAATCGCAAGCAGTATCGAGAGCGCGCCGAATATCTTTTACAGCGAGTTGGACTTGACCCCAAATGGATGCGACGCTATCCGCATGAATTCTCAGGCGGTCAGCGGCAGCGGATTTGTATTGCGCGATCGCTTGCCCTGAATCCTAAATTCATTATTTGCGATGAGTCTGTCTCTGCGCTCGATGTTTCTGTGCAGGCACAAGTGCTCAACCTATTAAAGGAATTGCAGGCAGAATTCGGCTTGACTTACATTTTCATTTCACACGACTTGAGTGTAGTCAAGTTCATGAGCGATCGCATTATCGTGATGAATCGCGGCAAGATCGAAGAAATTGGTACAGCCGATACAATCTACTCCAAACCGCAAACCCCTTACACACGGCAATTAATTTCTGCAATTCCAGTCGGTTCAATCGATCGCATTCAGCAACGTCAGCAATCTCGATCGGCATAA
- a CDS encoding asparaginase → MTRGRKIQTTAELEVRLLREGITESVHHAQAVICDDRGRLLLCAGNPETATFARSALKPFQAIAVTASGTLERFNLTDRDLAIICSSHKGSIEQVRQAFNILWRADIDPSALQCPIPAGKKSPLEYNCSGKHAGMLAVSQQLGFPFTDYLNYHHPVQQLILSKLAEFLKNPAEEFIPARDDCGAPTYFMQLRQLAWLYGQLASGGNLDMERIVRAMTHHPTLVAGEGEFDTELMRLSEGELVSKSGAEGIQCIGRVGEGMGLAIKVMDGAKRAKYAIAIHVLRQMGWITPAIAENLSEKYITIGQYKRLDVAGELSML, encoded by the coding sequence ATGACAAGGGGAAGAAAAATTCAAACTACCGCAGAACTCGAAGTCCGGTTACTGCGCGAAGGGATCACCGAATCCGTACATCATGCTCAAGCGGTCATTTGTGACGATCGCGGTCGATTGCTCCTATGCGCGGGCAATCCTGAAACCGCCACATTTGCTCGATCCGCACTCAAACCGTTTCAAGCCATTGCTGTGACTGCATCTGGCACATTGGAGCGGTTTAACTTGACCGATCGCGATTTAGCCATTATTTGTAGTTCGCACAAAGGCTCGATCGAACAAGTTCGCCAAGCTTTTAACATTCTCTGGCGTGCTGATATCGATCCGAGCGCCCTGCAATGTCCTATTCCTGCTGGCAAGAAAAGCCCCCTAGAATACAACTGCTCAGGCAAACATGCGGGAATGTTGGCAGTCTCTCAACAACTAGGCTTTCCATTTACTGACTATCTGAACTACCATCATCCGGTGCAGCAACTGATTCTGAGTAAGCTCGCAGAATTTCTCAAAAATCCTGCCGAAGAATTCATTCCTGCCCGTGACGACTGTGGCGCACCGACTTATTTTATGCAGCTTCGCCAACTGGCTTGGCTCTATGGTCAGCTTGCTTCTGGCGGAAATCTCGACATGGAACGCATTGTCAGAGCCATGACTCATCATCCAACCTTGGTGGCGGGAGAAGGCGAGTTTGACACCGAATTAATGCGGCTGAGTGAAGGCGAACTCGTCAGCAAATCGGGTGCGGAAGGCATTCAGTGTATTGGGCGAGTCGGGGAAGGCATGGGGCTGGCGATTAAGGTGATGGACGGTGCAAAACGCGCCAAATACGCGATCGCCATTCACGTTTTGCGCCAAATGGGGTGGATTACCCCTGCCATTGCGGAAAATCTCTCTGAGAAGTACATCACGATCGGACAATATAAGCGACTCGATGTCGCGGGCGAACTTTCCATGCTTTAG
- a CDS encoding DUF2059 domain-containing protein, with protein MLKLNFRWLAALFVSCVLFISCAANSQNIAEPPIQTQRELAKAVLAEAGIDQRYDLYLGNSIDMAMFSPEPRNLKLMAWLKSLVAKEAGWKFAETTYVTQLEANFSAPELKELLALAKQPLMKKLLQADLDAYVAAGGERRKRFFQVWDDYNYGKFDIPAEVRNDHSN; from the coding sequence ATGCTCAAGCTCAACTTCCGATGGCTAGCGGCTCTTTTTGTGAGTTGTGTCTTATTTATCAGTTGCGCGGCAAATTCTCAGAATATCGCAGAGCCTCCAATCCAAACTCAACGAGAACTTGCAAAAGCAGTGCTGGCTGAAGCTGGAATTGATCAAAGATACGATCTATATCTCGGCAACAGTATTGATATGGCAATGTTTTCACCAGAACCAAGAAACTTAAAACTGATGGCATGGCTCAAATCACTCGTCGCCAAAGAAGCAGGATGGAAATTTGCTGAAACAACCTACGTGACTCAGTTAGAAGCAAATTTTTCAGCACCGGAACTCAAGGAACTCTTAGCTCTAGCAAAGCAGCCATTGATGAAAAAACTGCTCCAGGCTGATTTAGATGCCTATGTTGCAGCAGGTGGAGAACGGCGCAAGCGATTCTTTCAAGTTTGGGATGACTACAATTACGGGAAGTTCGATATCCCCGCTGAAGTTCGCAACGATCACTCAAACTAG